From Verrucomicrobia bacterium S94, the proteins below share one genomic window:
- a CDS encoding sodium:glutamate symporter, producing MEDRRFALLSFGCLCLLLGLGYWIRRRIVLLQKLYLPASVIAGLLGLLIFQTLDVPAEVSAGWNKLPGQLINIVFACLFLGTALPPVARVWKSSSRQLAYGQIVAWGQYAVGCFFVLLLFKPFFNLPDIFAGIMPVGFEGGHGTAGGMGPVFDELGFPEMKDYALAAATGGIMGAIIVGMGLVNWAVRKGYVERKVRPGVDIEDYSGLIPHEHRPAAGKISVSSDVIGSLSLHLVFVGAAILLGWLMKEGMILASRGLPDTGKKIFESFPLFPLCMLGGVVVQLLADRLDPHEHMDEGLMLRIQNCALDFLVVAAIATIRIEVVAQQWVPIVVLILAGIGWNVLMLTVVARRAFKDAWFERGIAEMGQSMGVTATGLLLLRVVDPDYETEAAEAFAAKQLLHEPFMGGGLWTGTAIPLLALWGGWPVFGIAVGAIAIWTAVLFILNRCAV from the coding sequence CTGGAAGACCGGAGATTTGCTTTGTTATCATTTGGATGTTTATGCCTGCTCCTCGGTCTGGGGTACTGGATCCGCCGCCGGATTGTGCTGCTGCAGAAGCTTTATCTGCCGGCCAGCGTCATTGCCGGGCTGCTGGGGCTGCTTATTTTTCAGACGCTGGACGTGCCTGCCGAGGTTTCAGCGGGCTGGAATAAACTGCCCGGCCAGCTGATCAATATTGTATTTGCCTGTCTTTTTCTAGGCACTGCACTGCCGCCGGTTGCGAGAGTCTGGAAAAGTTCCAGCCGGCAGCTGGCCTACGGTCAGATTGTGGCGTGGGGACAGTATGCCGTCGGGTGCTTTTTTGTTCTGCTGCTGTTTAAACCGTTTTTTAATCTTCCGGATATTTTTGCCGGGATTATGCCGGTCGGTTTTGAGGGCGGTCACGGAACCGCCGGCGGTATGGGGCCGGTTTTCGATGAACTCGGTTTTCCGGAAATGAAGGATTATGCGCTTGCCGCCGCTACCGGCGGAATTATGGGGGCTATTATTGTCGGAATGGGTCTGGTGAACTGGGCGGTGCGCAAAGGCTATGTGGAGCGTAAAGTGCGGCCGGGTGTCGATATTGAAGATTATTCCGGTCTGATTCCGCATGAACATCGACCGGCTGCCGGAAAAATCAGTGTTTCCTCTGATGTTATCGGCTCGCTTTCGCTGCATCTTGTGTTTGTGGGGGCGGCGATTCTGCTGGGCTGGCTGATGAAGGAAGGCATGATTCTGGCTTCGCGGGGGCTTCCGGATACCGGGAAAAAGATTTTTGAGAGTTTCCCGCTTTTTCCGCTCTGTATGCTCGGCGGCGTGGTGGTTCAGTTGCTCGCGGACCGGCTGGATCCGCACGAACATATGGACGAGGGACTGATGCTGCGCATTCAGAACTGTGCGCTCGATTTTCTGGTGGTTGCGGCAATTGCGACGATCCGTATTGAGGTGGTGGCTCAGCAGTGGGTTCCGATTGTGGTTTTAATTCTGGCGGGCATCGGCTGGAACGTACTGATGCTCACGGTTGTTGCGCGCCGGGCGTTTAAGGATGCCTGGTTTGAGCGCGGAATTGCCGAAATGGGGCAGTCGATGGGGGTGACCGCGACCGGTCTGCTGTTACTGCGCGTGGTGGATCCGGATTATGAAACCGAAGCTGCGGAGGCGTTTGCCGCCAAACAGCTGCTGCATGAACCGTTTATGGGCGGCGGGCTCTGGACGGGGACCGCTATTCCGCTGCTGGCGCTATGGGGCGGATGGCCGGTTTTCGGCATTGCGGTCGGGGCCATTGCAATCTGGACCGCAGTCCTGTTTATTCTCAACCGGTGCGCAGTGTGA
- a CDS encoding nucleotide exchange factor GrpE yields MAKKEKIQEEELKAEEAIAEEAVEETAEEAVEETAEEVEELPDTEVIEDEETAPEVEEEEDESLRDQFVRLQADFANFRNRTQRERVELYQRANEDLLLEILPVLDHYEMGLKTAEKHDADKAVVDGFKMVYDQFRNVLKKFNLEPIDAVGQEFDPHKHEALTHMPSEKYAEGICSEQVRRGYMFGDKLLRAAQVVVSSGPAEAKEGEE; encoded by the coding sequence ATGGCTAAAAAAGAAAAGATTCAGGAAGAAGAGCTTAAGGCAGAAGAAGCGATTGCTGAAGAGGCGGTTGAAGAAACTGCTGAAGAGGCGGTTGAAGAGACGGCTGAAGAAGTGGAAGAGCTTCCGGATACTGAAGTTATTGAAGACGAGGAAACGGCTCCTGAGGTCGAGGAAGAGGAGGACGAATCCCTACGCGACCAGTTTGTGCGTCTTCAGGCTGATTTTGCCAATTTCCGGAACCGGACGCAGCGCGAACGGGTCGAACTTTATCAGCGTGCCAACGAAGATCTGCTGCTGGAAATTCTGCCGGTACTCGACCATTACGAAATGGGCCTGAAGACGGCTGAAAAGCACGATGCCGACAAGGCGGTGGTGGATGGATTTAAAATGGTCTATGACCAGTTCCGGAACGTTCTGAAAAAATTTAATCTCGAGCCGATTGATGCGGTAGGGCAGGAATTTGACCCCCATAAACACGAGGCACTCACTCATATGCCGTCGGAAAAATATGCGGAGGGAATCTGCTCCGAACAGGTCCGCCGCGGCTATATGTTCGGCGACAAACTGTTGCGTGCCGCACAGGTTGTCGTCTCTTCGGGGCCTGCCGAAGCCAAAGAAGGTGAGGAATAA